DNA from Candidatus Hydrogenedentota bacterium:
ATCGGCCTGTCCGGTCAGCCACAGACATTCACCCAGCCGGTGATCGAGACCATGGCCACATGTAATCGGCGGCCCATTATCTTTGCCTTGTCCAACCCCACATCAAAGGCGGAATGTACCGCGGAGCAGGCCTATCGATGGACACAGGGCAGGGGCATTTTCGCCAGTGGAAGCCCCTTTGCCCCAGTAAATTACGAGGGCAGGACGCTCGTGCCGGGACAAGGGAACAACGCCTATATCTTCCCGGGACTTGGGCTCGGCGTGATCGCGTCCGCGGCGCGGCGAATCACCGACAGCATGTTCTACGCCGCCGCCCGAACGCTCGCGGAGCATGTCAGCCGGGAACAGCTCGATAAAGGCTGTATCTACCCGCCGCTGACGGACATCCGGCGCGTTTCGTTCGCCATCGCGATGGCCGTCGCGAAAGTGGCGTACGACGAGGGTTTGGCCCAAGAGCCAAGGCCGGAAGATCTCGCGGCCCATATCCAGGCGCATGTCTACGACCCTGACTATGAGGCCCTCGCCTGACCGGGCCTGGGATGATTGACATTCGCAATAACAGAGGTGAGAACCGTTGAAGATTCGTGGTATGTGCCGCGCCCTCCCGCTTGTCCTCCTTCTTGCAGCGCCGTCAGCACACGCTAATTTCATCGCGCTGGAGCGGGCGCAGGTGGAGAGCCTGTCCGACAACGCACGCGGCATGAATTGGGGATTCGAGGACGGGGAGGACACACCGTTGCCGGGGTGGTGGGCTTGGGGAGACGGATACGACCTGGCGCCTGGCGAGGGGCGTGACGGCAGCCGCGCGCTGTGTTGCGTGCAGACACTGACCACGGAGCAGCATGGCGCGGGGCAAACGATTGAACTGCACCAGGAGACGGCGCGCGCGCTCCTCGCCAGCGGATGGAGCCGCGCGAAAGATGTTGGCGGCACGCCGAATGCCGGTTATTCCGTCTATCTCGACATCGAGTATATGGACGGCACGTCTTTATGGGCTCAAGCGGCGTTTTTTTCGACCGGCACGCACGACTGGGAATTCCGGCGGCTCCTGATCGAACCTGCTAAGCCGATTCGGCGCGCAACAGTCTATCCGTTGTTTCGAGGGCATACCGGTACGGTCTGGTTTGACGATTTTTCACTCGCGGAACTGCCCGAGTCCGACGGCGTGCATTTCTTCGAAGGAGTGCCCATCCGACAAGGTCCGCGGAGCGAAAATGCCGAGACTGAGGAAGAGCCGGCCTGTCTGACCGCGTCTTTCTCGCGCGGATGGTCGATGGTATACAACGCCCGCACGACGTTGCTGCGGTCACGCGACGATACGATCGGCGAAGGCGGCCCCGTGCTGTTCGTCCGGGATGTGGCCAATGACAGCGATTTTCTCGCGCCGGAGCACGCTGAACTCATCGACATGGGCGCCGTTGGCGTCATGAGTGGACGGATAGGCGCGTTAAACCTCGAACTCCGCTTCTGTCCCTGGTTGGTTCGCGGCGCCTCGATGTTGAGGGGTACCGTGTTGGATACAACCGGCGGCGACCGCGCGGTCACCGCGTATTTTGCGATTCCGATAGGCGGAGGGAGCTGGACATGGTGGGAGGACATGCGCCGCTGTGTCTCCGCGGAGAACGGCGTCTACGCGAACACGTTGCCGACGGGCGCAGGCGCGACGGGGCGGCGATCCCGGTATCCGCTGGCCGCGTTGACGCGGGGCGATACCGGCATTGCACTGGCGGCGCCCATCAATGACCCACGGCATCACCGCCTGGGCTATGACGCCGAAAACGGGATGCTGTACGCCGCTTTCGACCTCGGGCTTTCGCCGGAGGCGAAAAAATCACCCGGCGAGGCGACTTTCAGCGCATATCTGTATGCTTTCGACGGCAGCCAAGGCTTTCGCGGCGCATTGGATGCGTATTACGTCCTCTGCCATGAGTCATTCGAGAGACGCGTCAGGGACGGCGGGCTTTGGATGGCATTCACGGACATTTCGACCGTGCAAGGCTGGGAAGATTTCGGATTTGCATTCCATGAAGGCACGAACAATGTGCCGTGGGACGAGGCCCACGGCATTTTGACCTTTGTCTACACCGAACCGATGACGACGTGGCTGCCGCTGCCCGAAGGCGTGCCGCGAACGTATGACGGAGCGATGGACCATTTGCGAGCCTCGGCGAGTAGAGACAACGCCGAGGCTGAGCGGCGCGCGACAAAGACCCTGACTTCGTCGGTACAAGGCGCCGATGGCCAAAGCGTCCTTTCGCTCGAAAATGCGCCGTGGTGCAACGGCGCCGTGTTCGCGCTGAACGCGGACCCGGATATCCCCGTCTCGCTTGAGCGGCCGCTGTGCCAAGCCGATTTCGCATTCGATGAAGTTCAGCGCGTCATCGCGGAATATGATTCGCCAAGCCCGGACGGCACGCCGCCCGCGCGCGTGGACGGCGCCTACATCGATTCGTACGAGTTCTGGGCAAACTCGATCGACTATAACCGCGGCCACTTCGCGGCAGCGGACCTCCCGCTCGTCTTCGACGCGGCCACGCACCGCGTGGGCGTGCTGACGGTGTTCGCCACCTTCGAGTTTCAAAAAGAGCTGGCGCGGCGCATGCGCGAGCAGGGCCGTCTCATGATGGCGAACGGCGTCCTCAACCAGTACGAATTCCCGGCGGCTTACCTCGACGTGCTCGGCACGGAAACCAACTGGTTGCCGCAAGGACGCTGGGAACCGCTGTCCGATGCCGAATTGTGTTTCCGCCGCGCCATGAGCTATCAGCGCCCGTACTGTTTTCTCCTCAACACGCACTATGCTGACCTCACGCTCGAACTCACCGAACGCTACATGCAGCGCTGCCTTTTCTGGGGCATGTTCCCGGGATTCTTCAGCGAGAACGCGGCGACGGACTGCTACTTCGCGACGCCCGGGTGGTACGAACCGGCGCGCCCCTTGTTCAAGAAGTACGTGCCACTCATTCAACGGATCGCCGCGGCCGGCTGGGAACCGGCAACGCACGCGCGAAGCCGCGACGGGCGCGTGCTCATTGAGCGCTTCGGCAAACCAGAAGCCGGCAGCGCCTATTTCACGGTCCTGAACGATACAGACGGACCCATCGAGGACGAAATTGAGATAGACCTTGCGGCGCTGCACCTGGCGGCCAGACAGCTTGACATTCACGAACTGGTTAGCGGCGAATCGTGCACAACACAATGCGACGCAGCCCGTCTGACAATCGGGATTTCATTGCCCGGGCATGCAGTTGCACTGTACGAAGTGAGCAAGAACGAAGAATAGTCTCGTTAGAACGCTCCCGCGGTGTAACGAGCGAGAACGGACAACGGGAGAGAGAGGACAAGCGATGATGAGGTGGTGTTGCATATGTTGTCTATTCCTTGCATTGCCGATGCTGCTTACCGCCTCCGTGCGGGCGCAAAACCTGACCGTCCCCGAGGTATCGCGCGATCAGGTCATCTGTTTCGCGCTGTACACGGTACATGACGGGGTGCTGAAGTTGACCGCGCAGTTGTACCCTCTGTTGCCGGATGAGGAGCGGACGGTCCGTCTCGAAATCGCAGACGCTGGAGGTTGGAAAGAAATCGCGCGCACGCAAGTAATCGAGGCGGGTTGGACCGCGCCGTTCCGCATCGCGCCGTGGGACGCCACGCGTGAAGTCGCTTATCGCGTGGCGCATGGCGCGAGCGCGTTCTACACGGGGACGATCCGCCGTGATCCGGCCGAGAAGGACGAGATCGTCGTCGCGGCGTTCACGGGGAACTCGATCCTGCCCCAGCATGGCGGAGATATACCAAAGTCGGACATTGTCGAGAACCTGATACGGGTCAAGCCCGACCTGCTTTTCTTCTCCGGCGATCAGGTGTACCACCACACGCGGCACTACGCGGCGTGGCTGAAATTCGGGCGCGATTTCGGCGCGGTCATCCGGGACACGCCCACTATCACGATCCCGGACGATCACGACGTGGGCCAGTCGAATCTCTGGGGCGCGGGCGGCAGGCAGTCGATGGTCGAGGCGGGCCACGACGGCGGCTATTTCCGTCCGGTCGAGTACGTGAACGAGGTCCAGCGCGCGCAAACGAGCCATCTGCCGGATCCGTTCGATCCCACGCCGGCCGAACGCGGCATCACGGTCTATTACACCGCGCTGACGTGGGGCCGCATCAGTTTCGCGATCATTGAAGACCGGAAATGGAAATCGGGACCGGCGGGACTGGTTCCGCAACTTGGCCCGCGCCCCGACCACGTGACGGACCCGAACTACGACCCGTCGCTCGTGGATGTACCGGGGGCGAGCCTGCTTGGCGAGCGACAGCTCGCGTTTCTGCGCGCGTGGACGCGCGACTGGCGCAACGCTGACATGAAGGCGGTTTTGTCGCAGACCATCTTCTGCGGCGGCGCACACGTGCACGGCACGTGGGACAACCGGCTCGTGGCCGACCTCGACTCAAACGGCTGGCCCCAGCATGAACGCAACCGGGCGCTTGCGGAGATCCGCAAGAGTTTCTCCGTGATGATCGCCGGAGACCAGCATCTCGGCACGATCATCCATCACGGCATCGACGAATGGAACGACGCGGGCTACTCGATGTGCGTGCCATCGATCGCAAACCTGTATCTGCGCTGGTGGGCGCCGTTCGAACCGGGCCAGAACCGCGTGCCGGGCATGCCCGAGCACACGGGCGAGTTCAAGGACGGCTTCGGCAACCGGATCACCCTGTGGGCAGTCGCCAATCCCAGTCCCGAGGAAAATCACGATCGTCTGACCACACGAGCCGCGGGCTTCGGCGTGGTCCGCTTTCACAAGAAGGCACGGGAGATCACGTTCGAATGCTGGCCGCGCAACGTGGACGTCTCCGCGCCGGGCGCGCACCAGTATCCCGGCTGGCCGAAGACGATCCGCCAGGCCGACAACTACGGCAGACAACCCTTCGGGCATCTGCCTGAACTCGCCTACCCGGAAGGCAGCGACCCCGTGCTGGAAGTCACTGACCAGGCGAGCGGCGAACTGGTGTACGCGCTGCGCGTGAC
Protein-coding regions in this window:
- a CDS encoding alkaline phosphatase D family protein encodes the protein MMRWCCICCLFLALPMLLTASVRAQNLTVPEVSRDQVICFALYTVHDGVLKLTAQLYPLLPDEERTVRLEIADAGGWKEIARTQVIEAGWTAPFRIAPWDATREVAYRVAHGASAFYTGTIRRDPAEKDEIVVAAFTGNSILPQHGGDIPKSDIVENLIRVKPDLLFFSGDQVYHHTRHYAAWLKFGRDFGAVIRDTPTITIPDDHDVGQSNLWGAGGRQSMVEAGHDGGYFRPVEYVNEVQRAQTSHLPDPFDPTPAERGITVYYTALTWGRISFAIIEDRKWKSGPAGLVPQLGPRPDHVTDPNYDPSLVDVPGASLLGERQLAFLRAWTRDWRNADMKAVLSQTIFCGGAHVHGTWDNRLVADLDSNGWPQHERNRALAEIRKSFSVMIAGDQHLGTIIHHGIDEWNDAGYSMCVPSIANLYLRWWAPFEPGQNRVPGMPEHTGEFKDGFGNRITLWAVANPSPEENHDRLTTRAAGFGVVRFHKKAREITFECWPRNVDVSAPGAHQYPGWPKTIRQADNYGRQPFGHLPELAYPEGSDPVLEVTDQASGELVYALRVTGSSYRPRVFAPGTYTITLDDGKAKKTLEGLEPTPVNADAEQ